GCTGTTCTGCGGCGAGCCGAAGACCATCGGCTCGCCCTGGTGCGTCAAGCATCGGCGCGTGTTCACTGCAGCGAGGGTGCCCTGATGACAATGCGCGAGGCCCGGTGATCACTCCCGCTTCACCGTGGCCCTGCAAAACGCAAAGGGACACCAATGGCGAAAGCAGCGAACACGACCAACGATTTCGAACCCGAAGTCGTGCAGGAACTCCTGGGGAAGATCGACGGCTACCACGCCGACCTGGCAAGCGAGCGCGGCACGTTTATGAAGACCTGCCGCAGCATCCGCGAGAGCATCAACGCCGTCTACCAGGAGGCCAAAGCGCGCGGCGTCCCGACGAAGGAATTGCGCGCCCTGGTCAAGATCAGGGAAAACGAAGAAAAGAACCGCCAGATTTATAACGAGCTTGAGGCCGACCAGCAGCAGGTTCTCTCGATGCTGGCGACCGCCGAGGGCGTGAAGGATCTGCCACTCTGGCGGGCGGCATCCCTCGCCATGGACGCAGCCACCGCCACCGCTCACTGACGGCGGCGTCCCATGCCGTACAACCCGCGCATCATGGCGCTCGATCTCGCGTCGCGCACCCCGGCGCGCGATAGATACGTCTACGCCCTCTATGCGAGCGGCCAGCTCTTGCCGTGCTACAT
This region of Bradyrhizobium sp. CCGUVB1N3 genomic DNA includes:
- a CDS encoding GapR family DNA-binding domain-containing protein, which codes for MAKAANTTNDFEPEVVQELLGKIDGYHADLASERGTFMKTCRSIRESINAVYQEAKARGVPTKELRALVKIRENEEKNRQIYNELEADQQQVLSMLATAEGVKDLPLWRAASLAMDAATATAH